The DNA segment TCAGGGGGGGCTTCAAGAGGATATTAGTCCCTGTCGACCTCTCTCACGGGCTCGGGAAGAGCTTCGATTACGCGATCGACCTCGCGGCCGCCTTCGGCTCGGCCGTGCACGTGGTGAACGTCGTCGAGACCGGCTACCAGAAATACCCGCCCGAGCTTGCCGAGCAGCTGCGGGGATTCGCGCACAGGGAGCTCAGGGAAACGGTCGGGACGACGAAGCTTAAAGACGAGCTCTTCATCAACACTGTGATCGCTCCCAACGGCTGGCGCGGGATAACGGACTTTGCAATCGAGAAAAAAGCTGATTTAATTGTTATAATGACTTACGGGGGCGGCAGGTTTAAGAAGGAATTCATCGGGAGCGTCGCGGAGAAGGTCATACAGGGGGCTCAGTGCCCTGTGATAACGATGACGCCCTGAGGGATTTGCGGCCCTTTGCACTATACGAAATGGAAATTGGTAAAATTCTCTGGCCGACCGACGGCTCCAAGGAATCGGAAGGATCGCTTGGGCTCGCCGTCCACCTCGCCCGTATATACGGCTCCGAGATCATCTGTCTTCACGTGAGCCAGATACAGGTGCCCGTTACGGACCTCTATCCGAGCTATGAGCACGTCATAATGGACATAGTCAAGAACACCGAGGAGAGGTTCGGGAAGGAATTCAAGCGCATAGAGTCAGAAAACCCCGGAGTGAAATTCTCGTCCAGGATAGTGAGGGGGAGCGTTGTCGACTGGATAATCGAGACCGCGAAGGACAACGCCGCGGGGCTCATAGTAATGGGGAAGAAAGGACACGGGCTCATAGGGAGCGCGCTCCTCGGGAGCAACACCCTCAAGGTGCTGAGGAATTCCCCCGTCCCTGTGCTTTCCGTGAAGCCCGAGGGCGAGAGGAAGGAATACGCCATAAAAAAGATACTCGTCCCGCTCGACATTGCGGACACCGCTGATACCTCCCTCGCGTATGCGCTCGAGCTTGCGGGAAAGCTCGGCTCAGGCGTCACCGCGGTGTACGTGTTCTGGCTCGACGCCAACGTTTATGAAATAAGCCCGGAGCTGGTCGACGAGCTGTCCGCCCACTCGGGGAAAGAGCTCGGGACCAGGGTCGACGGGATCAGGGCCCGCTATTCTAAGGACAACCCGGGCGCGCCCGAAGTAGAGGTCGATACCCGCGTGCTTACCGGCGTGAGCCCGGCACTTACCGTGACCGACTTTGCCGATGAGAACGGTTTCGACCTTATCGCGATAACGACGCACGGGAGGAAGGGTCTCGAGAGGTTCATACTCGGGAGCGAAACCGAAAAGATCATACGTGAAGCCCGCTGCCCGG comes from the Thermodesulfobacteriota bacterium genome and includes:
- a CDS encoding universal stress protein: MEIGKILWPTDGSKESEGSLGLAVHLARIYGSEIICLHVSQIQVPVTDLYPSYEHVIMDIVKNTEERFGKEFKRIESENPGVKFSSRIVRGSVVDWIIETAKDNAAGLIVMGKKGHGLIGSALLGSNTLKVLRNSPVPVLSVKPEGERKEYAIKKILVPLDIADTADTSLAYALELAGKLGSGVTAVYVFWLDANVYEISPELVDELSAHSGKELGTRVDGIRARYSKDNPGAPEVEVDTRVLTGVSPALTVTDFADENGFDLIAITTHGRKGLERFILGSETEKIIREARCPVLALKP